One genomic window of Acidovorax radicis includes the following:
- the glnE gene encoding bifunctional [glutamate--ammonia ligase]-adenylyl-L-tyrosine phosphorylase/[glutamate--ammonia-ligase] adenylyltransferase yields MQTPGSSPLCNQPPPAGPLAEHSRFYQRLQRRYASDLVLLPPGAPVLATMVQAYDALRARGCDTGTALRVLRQLVMERLIELDCDAHAPLGDITRAVTELAELALDRACSHARHELDERHGAPRGSEGQPVSLWIIGMGKLGARELNVSSDIDLIYVYEHDGDTTGAPDGRGRISNHEYFARAVKAIYSLVGDTTEHGFVFRVDLALRPNGNSGPSAVSLSALEEYLQVQGREWERFAWLKSRVVAPSDSIGSPGVQALRGVVLPFVFRRYLDYSVFDALRSLHRQIRDHAAKRSAGHPERANDVKLSRGGIREIEFTVQLLQVVRGGQFPELRRRPTLDALQRLARAGLMPQETADALAQAYIFLRRVEHRIQYLDDQQTHVLPTRDDDLAWIAHTMGYADCCAFLHQLDAHRELVAQEFDTLLGGPEKKQCNGGGCGGPRAVTQPPPELEALLEQLPPGFRERVAEWRKNPRVEGLRDEARARLFRLVQRTALWLKEGRVTEEATLRLVNWLEPLMRRESYLALLLERPSVHEQLLHLLGAARWPARYLLQHPGVIDELVGDSLLAERFEVADFERELTVRLASLQSTGEDDDETLLNLLRRAQHAETFRTLARDVERRITVEQVADDLSALADSVLRITAQWCWSRLKTRHRDSPQFAIIGYGKLGGKELGYGSDLDIVFVFDDDDERAPEVYAAFVRKLINWLTVKTGEGDLYEIDTALRPNGSSGLLVTSFDAYANYQQRRGSNTAWTWEHQAMTRARFVMGTEALRARFDTVREAVITSERDPQALREEIVTMRERVRSAHPVQSGMFEVKHSPGGMVDAEFALQYLVLSQSAAHPELRANLGNIALLERAEQVGLLPPGVGHAAANAYRELRRVQHRARLDEAPTQVAPPALQAERDAVLALWGAVFGR; encoded by the coding sequence ATGCAGACGCCTGGCTCTAGCCCCCTGTGCAACCAGCCCCCGCCTGCCGGGCCCCTGGCTGAACACTCACGCTTTTACCAGCGCCTGCAACGCCGTTACGCCAGCGACCTGGTGTTGCTGCCACCGGGTGCGCCTGTGTTGGCGACCATGGTGCAGGCTTATGACGCGCTGCGTGCCCGGGGCTGCGACACTGGCACGGCGCTGCGGGTGTTGCGGCAATTGGTGATGGAGCGGCTCATTGAGCTCGATTGCGACGCCCACGCCCCGCTCGGTGACATCACCCGTGCCGTTACCGAGCTGGCCGAACTGGCGCTGGACCGCGCATGCAGTCATGCACGCCACGAGCTCGACGAGCGCCACGGCGCCCCGCGCGGGTCCGAGGGGCAGCCTGTGTCGTTGTGGATCATCGGCATGGGCAAACTCGGGGCGCGCGAGCTCAATGTGTCGAGCGACATCGACCTGATCTACGTGTATGAACACGACGGCGACACCACCGGCGCGCCCGATGGTCGCGGCCGCATCTCCAACCACGAGTACTTTGCGCGCGCCGTCAAAGCCATCTACAGCCTGGTGGGGGACACCACCGAACACGGTTTTGTCTTCCGTGTGGATCTGGCCTTGAGGCCTAACGGCAATTCGGGGCCGTCGGCGGTGTCGTTGTCGGCGCTGGAGGAATACCTTCAGGTGCAGGGCCGCGAATGGGAGCGTTTTGCCTGGCTCAAGAGCCGGGTCGTGGCCCCCAGCGACAGCATTGGCAGCCCAGGGGTGCAGGCCCTGCGGGGCGTGGTGTTGCCGTTTGTGTTTCGGCGTTACCTTGACTACAGCGTGTTCGACGCTTTGCGCTCCCTGCACCGCCAGATTCGCGACCATGCCGCCAAACGCAGTGCCGGACACCCGGAGCGTGCCAATGATGTGAAGCTGTCGCGCGGCGGTATTCGTGAAATCGAATTCACCGTGCAATTGTTGCAAGTGGTGCGCGGTGGGCAGTTTCCGGAACTGCGGCGCCGGCCTACGCTGGATGCTCTGCAGCGTCTCGCGCGTGCGGGCCTGATGCCTCAGGAAACGGCCGATGCGCTGGCGCAGGCCTATATTTTCTTGCGGCGGGTTGAGCACCGTATCCAATACCTCGACGACCAGCAAACCCATGTGCTGCCCACGCGCGATGATGATCTGGCCTGGATTGCCCACACCATGGGCTACGCCGATTGCTGCGCCTTCCTGCACCAGCTGGATGCGCACCGCGAACTGGTCGCGCAAGAGTTCGACACCCTGCTGGGTGGCCCGGAGAAGAAGCAGTGCAATGGGGGCGGCTGTGGTGGCCCCCGCGCCGTGACGCAACCGCCTCCTGAGCTGGAGGCGCTGCTCGAACAGCTGCCGCCGGGTTTTCGCGAACGCGTGGCCGAGTGGCGCAAAAACCCGCGCGTGGAGGGCCTGCGCGATGAGGCCCGCGCGCGCCTTTTCCGCCTGGTGCAGCGCACCGCGTTGTGGCTCAAGGAAGGCCGGGTGACCGAAGAAGCCACACTGCGCCTCGTCAACTGGCTGGAGCCGTTGATGCGCCGCGAAAGCTATCTGGCGCTGCTGCTGGAGCGCCCTTCCGTGCACGAGCAGCTGTTGCACCTGCTGGGCGCGGCGCGGTGGCCAGCGCGGTACTTGTTGCAGCATCCCGGTGTGATCGACGAGCTGGTGGGCGACTCCCTTTTGGCAGAGCGTTTTGAGGTGGCTGATTTTGAGCGCGAGCTCACCGTGCGCCTGGCCTCGCTGCAATCCACGGGCGAAGACGACGACGAAACGCTGCTCAATTTGCTGCGCCGGGCGCAACATGCCGAGACCTTTCGCACGCTGGCGCGTGACGTAGAGCGGCGCATCACCGTCGAGCAGGTGGCCGATGACCTATCGGCGCTGGCCGACAGCGTGCTGCGCATCACCGCCCAGTGGTGCTGGAGCCGACTCAAGACGCGCCACCGCGACAGCCCCCAGTTCGCCATCATCGGGTACGGCAAGCTCGGTGGCAAAGAGCTTGGCTACGGCAGCGATCTGGACATCGTCTTCGTTTTTGATGACGACGACGAGCGCGCCCCCGAGGTGTATGCCGCTTTTGTGCGCAAGCTGATCAACTGGCTCACGGTCAAGACCGGCGAAGGCGATCTCTACGAGATCGACACCGCGCTACGGCCCAACGGCAGCTCCGGCTTGCTGGTGACCAGTTTCGACGCCTACGCCAACTACCAGCAGCGGCGCGGCAGCAACACCGCCTGGACCTGGGAGCACCAGGCCATGACACGCGCACGATTTGTGATGGGCACCGAGGCCCTGCGGGCCCGCTTTGATACGGTGCGCGAGGCCGTGATCACCTCCGAGCGTGATCCGCAGGCCCTGCGTGAAGAAATCGTCACGATGCGCGAGCGCGTGCGGTCCGCGCACCCCGTGCAAAGTGGAATGTTCGAGGTCAAACACAGTCCCGGCGGCATGGTGGATGCCGAGTTTGCCTTGCAGTACCTGGTGCTGTCGCAGTCTGCGGCCCACCCCGAGTTGCGCGCCAACCTGGGCAATATCGCTTTGCTGGAGCGAGCGGAGCAGGTCGGCCTGTTGCCGCCGGGCGTCGGCCATGCGGCCGCGAATGCCTATCGCGAATTGCGCCGTGTGCAGCACCGGGCCAGGCTGGACGAAGCCCCGACACAAGTCGCTCCGCCCGCGTTGCAAGCCGAACGGGATGCGGTGCTGGCCCTGTGGGGCGCCGTGTTTGGTCGTTGA
- a CDS encoding YhdP family protein, whose product MIDPTTHPSRLLKTMAGLARWLLGLLLAFWLLLTIAWGGLHGWIVPRIGDFRPQLEAHATRALGVPVKIGAIAAHTEGLIPSIELSDVALLDATGRTALHLPRVVVALSPRSLLNGGFEQLYIEGPDLDIRRTADGRIYVAGLAFAQTEGDSSAAADWLFSQGEVFIRGGTVRWTDEQRGAPELALQKVDLVLRNGNWHHHMRLDATPPAAWGDRFTVVGLFRAPLLRARDGNWKHWNGQVFADFSRVDVSQLRHHADVGIEVTQGHGALRAWADVRSGEVVGGTADLALAEVNTTLGAGLQALTLRSIEGRLGARRLSGGFEFSTQGLQFQTDDGLTWPGGNLRLVHSAATGKAPEQGEFRADRLDLAALAQIASRLPLGPTVHTALQTYTPQGLVDEIQATWRGPLDRLVQYQVKSKIRDLALAGEITDATAAHLGLRGASVDIDMTQGGGKATVAISAGALFLPGVFDDPVLPLDRLSADVRWQIDGDRIAVQTGDVLFANADAQGQARASWHTSDAAKVPHQSRFPGVLDLTGHLSRADGTRVHRYLPLTIPEDSRHYVRDAVVAGTASNVQFQVKGDLHNLPFNDPKLGEFRIAARVKDVTYAYVPPSLQPAGALPWPALTELGGELIFERSSMQVRGASGGFAGSKSLRVSKVEAKIPDLAHTVVGVTADARGPLTELLALMATSPLGGMTSNALGQATGTGNADVQLRLSLPISDINKSKVQGNVTLAGNELRITPDTPTLSRVRGAVQFSDTGFTLNNVQAQALGGAVKLDGGMRALAPNTPATESAIQVRAQGTATAEGLQQTPQLGMVSQLASRATGSTAYTLNLAFRGGVPELQVATTLQGLALALPAPLGKPADATLPIRFENQVTRESLAGLASAAGSAGASALRDQATLDMGELGFATYARALDGPQPRVLRGAIGIGLASGESAPMPAQGVAANINQNKVDVDAWEDVLAQATGTPPAPPRKTPGPAASTTIAPATLDYLPSTLALRAREITLQGRTLHNVVAGVLRDGTTWRANLDAAELNGYLEYRQPGAQDFTNGRIFARLSRMKMPESEVTQVEEMLNEQPGNLPELDVVIDDFELRGKRLGRLEMEAQNRGGDGALSEWRLSKFNILAPEASFTASGNWALLNAAGAGPKPTARRTVLNFKLDIRDSGDMLSRLGMPSVVKRGKGRMEGQIAWLGAPFSPDYLTMTGQVNLNVESGQFLKADAGLAKLLGVLSLQSLPRRLTLDFRDVFSEGFAFDFVRGDMRINQGVATTNNLQMKGINAAVLMEGSANIDHETQDLRVVVVPEINAMTASLVATAINPVVGLGSFLAQVFLRGPLIEAATQEFHIDGTWADPRVVRVPRRGREAGSATDDASSVSPPKAGDTP is encoded by the coding sequence ATGATCGATCCCACTACGCACCCCTCACGCCTGCTCAAAACAATGGCAGGTCTTGCGCGGTGGTTGCTGGGGTTGCTGCTGGCTTTCTGGCTGCTGCTGACCATCGCGTGGGGCGGACTTCATGGCTGGATTGTGCCGCGAATCGGTGATTTCCGCCCGCAACTGGAGGCCCATGCCACACGGGCTCTGGGGGTTCCCGTGAAGATCGGCGCCATTGCCGCGCATACCGAAGGCCTGATCCCCTCGATCGAGCTGTCGGACGTTGCGCTGCTCGACGCAACCGGTCGCACCGCGTTGCACCTGCCCCGGGTGGTGGTGGCTCTGTCGCCGCGCTCACTGCTCAACGGAGGGTTCGAGCAACTCTACATTGAAGGGCCTGACCTTGATATCAGGCGCACCGCAGACGGGCGTATCTATGTGGCGGGCCTTGCGTTTGCGCAGACCGAAGGCGACAGCAGCGCTGCGGCGGACTGGCTTTTCTCGCAAGGCGAGGTGTTCATCCGCGGCGGCACCGTCCGGTGGACGGACGAGCAACGCGGCGCCCCCGAGCTGGCCCTGCAGAAGGTAGACCTTGTGCTGCGAAACGGCAATTGGCACCACCATATGCGGCTTGATGCCACCCCTCCTGCGGCCTGGGGCGACCGGTTCACCGTGGTGGGCCTGTTCCGTGCCCCCCTGCTTCGTGCGCGGGACGGCAACTGGAAGCACTGGAATGGCCAGGTCTTCGCCGACTTTTCGCGCGTGGATGTCTCGCAGCTGCGCCACCATGCCGACGTGGGCATTGAGGTGACACAGGGCCATGGCGCACTGCGCGCCTGGGCCGATGTGCGCAGCGGCGAAGTAGTTGGCGGCACGGCAGATCTGGCGCTTGCCGAGGTGAACACCACCCTGGGCGCGGGCTTGCAAGCGCTGACGCTGCGCTCCATCGAAGGGCGCCTGGGCGCGCGGCGACTGAGCGGCGGCTTCGAGTTCTCTACCCAGGGCTTGCAGTTCCAGACCGATGATGGTCTGACCTGGCCCGGCGGCAACCTGCGGCTGGTGCATAGCGCGGCGACGGGCAAGGCCCCCGAGCAGGGAGAGTTTCGCGCAGACCGGCTGGACCTGGCCGCACTCGCTCAAATTGCAAGCCGTCTGCCGCTCGGGCCCACCGTCCACACGGCCCTGCAGACCTACACCCCCCAAGGGCTGGTGGACGAGATACAGGCTACCTGGCGAGGCCCCCTTGATCGCCTTGTGCAATACCAGGTCAAAAGCAAGATACGCGACCTTGCACTGGCGGGCGAGATCACCGATGCGACAGCCGCTCACCTGGGGCTGCGCGGGGCCAGCGTAGACATCGACATGACACAGGGCGGTGGGAAGGCCACGGTGGCGATCAGCGCTGGCGCGCTCTTCCTGCCCGGCGTTTTTGACGACCCGGTGCTGCCACTTGACCGGCTCAGCGCCGATGTGCGCTGGCAGATCGACGGCGACCGCATCGCGGTGCAAACCGGTGATGTGTTGTTTGCCAACGCAGATGCTCAAGGGCAGGCACGTGCCAGCTGGCACACCAGCGATGCGGCCAAAGTGCCCCACCAATCGCGGTTCCCGGGGGTGCTGGATTTAACGGGCCACCTGAGCCGCGCCGATGGCACGCGGGTGCACCGCTACCTGCCTCTGACGATTCCGGAGGACTCACGCCACTATGTGCGCGACGCCGTGGTGGCGGGCACCGCCAGCAATGTGCAGTTCCAGGTCAAGGGTGATCTGCACAACCTGCCGTTCAACGACCCCAAGCTGGGTGAGTTCCGCATCGCCGCGCGCGTCAAGGATGTGACCTATGCCTACGTGCCGCCCAGCCTGCAGCCCGCGGGGGCCCTGCCATGGCCGGCCCTGACGGAACTGGGCGGCGAATTGATCTTCGAACGGTCGTCCATGCAGGTGCGCGGCGCCAGCGGCGGGTTTGCGGGAAGCAAGAGCCTTCGGGTGTCCAAGGTGGAAGCAAAGATTCCCGACCTCGCCCATACCGTGGTGGGCGTGACGGCCGATGCGCGCGGGCCGCTGACCGAGCTGCTGGCCTTGATGGCCACCTCTCCGCTCGGGGGCATGACCAGCAACGCACTGGGCCAGGCCACAGGCACCGGCAATGCCGACGTCCAGCTGCGCCTGAGCCTGCCCATCAGCGATATCAACAAATCCAAGGTGCAAGGCAACGTCACCCTGGCAGGCAACGAGCTGCGCATCACCCCGGACACCCCCACGCTCAGCCGTGTGCGCGGCGCCGTGCAATTCAGCGACACGGGGTTCACGCTCAACAACGTGCAGGCGCAGGCGCTGGGTGGGGCGGTCAAGCTGGACGGCGGCATGCGGGCACTGGCCCCCAATACCCCGGCAACCGAGTCGGCCATTCAGGTGCGCGCGCAGGGCACGGCCACCGCCGAAGGCCTGCAACAAACGCCGCAGCTGGGCATGGTTTCGCAGCTGGCAAGCCGCGCAACGGGCAGCACCGCTTACACCCTGAATCTGGCATTTCGCGGCGGGGTGCCCGAATTGCAGGTCGCAACCACCTTGCAAGGACTGGCGTTGGCACTGCCAGCGCCGCTGGGCAAACCGGCGGATGCCACGCTGCCGATACGCTTTGAAAACCAGGTGACGCGCGAGTCTCTCGCTGGTCTGGCCAGTGCTGCGGGCAGTGCAGGTGCCTCGGCCTTGCGCGATCAGGCCACGCTGGATATGGGCGAACTGGGTTTTGCGACGTATGCGCGCGCACTGGACGGGCCCCAGCCGCGGGTACTCAGGGGCGCCATTGGCATCGGGCTGGCAAGTGGCGAGTCGGCTCCGATGCCTGCACAGGGCGTGGCTGCCAACATCAACCAGAACAAGGTCGACGTCGATGCCTGGGAGGATGTTCTGGCGCAGGCCACAGGCACGCCGCCAGCGCCCCCACGCAAGACACCGGGGCCTGCCGCGTCCACAACCATAGCCCCGGCGACGCTGGACTACCTGCCCAGCACGTTGGCATTGCGCGCCCGAGAGATCACATTGCAAGGCCGCACGCTGCACAACGTCGTCGCCGGCGTGTTGCGCGACGGCACCACGTGGCGCGCCAACCTGGATGCCGCGGAGCTCAATGGTTACCTGGAATACCGCCAGCCCGGCGCGCAGGATTTCACCAACGGCCGCATTTTTGCGCGCTTGTCGCGCATGAAGATGCCCGAGAGCGAGGTCACCCAGGTCGAGGAGATGCTCAACGAACAGCCGGGCAATCTGCCAGAGCTTGATGTGGTGATTGACGACTTCGAGTTGCGCGGAAAGCGGCTCGGACGCCTCGAAATGGAGGCCCAGAACCGCGGCGGCGACGGCGCACTCAGTGAATGGCGCCTGAGCAAATTCAACATCCTCGCCCCCGAGGCGAGTTTCACCGCCAGCGGCAACTGGGCACTGCTGAATGCGGCCGGTGCAGGCCCCAAGCCGACCGCGCGGCGCACCGTGCTCAACTTCAAACTCGACATTCGCGACTCGGGTGACATGCTGAGTCGCCTGGGCATGCCCAGCGTGGTCAAGCGTGGCAAAGGGCGCATGGAAGGCCAGATCGCCTGGCTGGGGGCACCGTTCAGCCCCGATTACCTCACCATGACCGGGCAGGTCAACCTGAATGTCGAGTCGGGCCAGTTTCTCAAGGCCGACGCGGGCCTGGCCAAGCTCCTGGGGGTTTTGAGCCTGCAATCGCTGCCCCGCCGCCTCACGCTGGACTTTCGCGACGTGTTCAGCGAAGGCTTTGCTTTTGACTTCGTGCGTGGCGACATGCGCATCAACCAGGGGGTGGCCACCACCAACAACCTGCAAATGAAGGG